The DNA window TAGTTTGCTAATGCGCGCTGTGGAAACTGGCCATTGTCAAATTCGCCCTAATTGCATGGCTAGCCGGTTAGAAAGCGATCATTTAGGAAAAGTGGTGGGCGTAAAATATTTTGACGAAAGCGGAAATCTTAAATCGATTTCGGCTAGGCGCTATGTCCTTGCGTGTCAAGCAATTGAAACGGCCCGTTTGCTCCTTCTTTCTACGGGGCCAAGACATCCGCACGGACTAGGGAACTTAAACCGATTGGTGGGAAAAAATCTGCTCTTTGCCGGTGGCGGCGCAAGTTTTGGAATTTTTAAATACGCGGATTTTCCGGCAAAAGAAGCCGAAGAGTTACGGGTCTTTGGCCCATTTATCAATCGCACCGTGGAAGATTATTATGTCCTTGAAAAGGACGATAAGGGAGCTAGCCAAAAGGGAGGTATTATAGATTTTATCTTTAGGTCTACAGCAGCTATTGCACGAGCTTCGCAGCTAATAGAAGGAGACAATGGGCTAGTTTGGGGAAGGGAGTTAAAGGCAAAGCTTTACTCTCATTTTCATGAAGGTGTCTACGTAAAGGTTGAGGCTTTTTCGGATTGGTTACCTACGAACAATTGCTTTGTTGCCTTAGACCCGCAGGTAAAAGACAAGTGGGGTTTGCCTGTTGCCCGAGTTAGAGTTGGACTACATAAACACAATCTAACTATCGGCTGGCATTTGGCAAAAAAAGGAGCCGAAATATTAGAACATTTAGGTGCAAAGCAAGTTCAATTTTTTGCGTCGGGCTCGCCGCCAACTAATCTCCAAGCAGGCACTTGTCGCTTTGGAGACGATCCGGCAACTTCTGTCCTGGATAAAGACTGCCGCATGCATGAAGCTAGAGACGTTTACGTAAGCGACGGCAGTTTTATGCCAACAGGAGGAAGTGCCCCATACACATGGACCATCTATGCCAATGCCTTCCGCATCGCCGACGCCATCATCGCCGATCTCGGCCAGCGCTAAGAGGCGTGTTCTCCCACACGCTTCTTAGTATGCGCACTTAGCGTGTATATGATCCTCGATTTCTCTCAACGTCGAGACACATTGACCTCGATATGGGCCGCCCAGCGAAATTGCTTTACAAGCAATAATGTGAGCCTTTAGCCATTTTCCTTGTTTAGCTAACACATGGGCGTAGTTATTGAGAAGTGGTGGCGAGTCCTGGTAGTGCTGATAGCCAACCCCCAAAACTCTAGCCGCGCCATCTAAATCTCC is part of the Deltaproteobacteria bacterium genome and encodes:
- a CDS encoding GMC family oxidoreductase, which codes for MSDCCDVCIIGSGAGGGPIALALAQAGYDVVVIDKGPWLSEGDFFKDEIAAGRRNAYIPSLREQPHTVETETAEGKWQVRPTHNSGWNFHNGSCVGGSTNFMSGFFHRLKPFDFKLLSTFGPIKDANVVDWPISYEDFEGYYDKVEREVGVSGRAVAHTFAEPRSSNDFPYPPTLEHPLAHWIDKACSKLGLNSVPTPRAILSTPRGNRSSCSYNGYCGGFGCATGAKGSSRASLLMRAVETGHCQIRPNCMASRLESDHLGKVVGVKYFDESGNLKSISARRYVLACQAIETARLLLLSTGPRHPHGLGNLNRLVGKNLLFAGGGASFGIFKYADFPAKEAEELRVFGPFINRTVEDYYVLEKDDKGASQKGGIIDFIFRSTAAIARASQLIEGDNGLVWGRELKAKLYSHFHEGVYVKVEAFSDWLPTNNCFVALDPQVKDKWGLPVARVRVGLHKHNLTIGWHLAKKGAEILEHLGAKQVQFFASGSPPTNLQAGTCRFGDDPATSVLDKDCRMHEARDVYVSDGSFMPTGGSAPYTWTIYANAFRIADAIIADLGQR